From a region of the Cherax quadricarinatus isolate ZL_2023a chromosome 32, ASM3850222v1, whole genome shotgun sequence genome:
- the LOC128690209 gene encoding innexin inx2 produces the protein MMFKAISSIKVKVELKPVVDNLVFRLHYRYTYTIYMVSMLLCTIYDIIGDKISCMTGIDSDAYNDVVSNFCFIMGTFTVDRLHGVKIGAEAPHPGVGPQQPGDNVTFHTYYQWVPFVLFIQGVMFYAPHWLWKSREGGLFKQVIQDLSIRDYLGSDLRNYFGREERYAALSKYIYHHMDNHRDWAYSFFFCEFLNLGVVIGTLFLTDWFLGDEFLAYGVKVFGMIGMDPENRTDPMSYVFPRMVKCTFKSFGASGTIQVRDVMCLIATNIINEKIFVFLWVWLVLLTTVTSIYLAYRLLLIFVPYLRRLRLQMLVKTEMKHDVATVMKQASLSDWFLIYNLGMNMEMSVFSEFIHYFARELSNSTDTLPVDEKESMNL, from the exons ATGATGTTCAAGGCGATTTCATCCATAAAAGTGAAGGTTGAGTTGAAACCAGTAGTGGACAATTTGGTCTTCCGCCTACACTACCGATATACTTACACAATATATATGGTCTccatgctgctatgtacgatatATGATATTATAG GAGACAAAATCAGCTGTATGACTGGAATAGACTCTGATGCCTACAACGATGTGGTCAGTAACTTCTGCTTTATCATGGGCACATTCACGGTGGATCGCTTGCATGGAGTCAAGATTGGTGCCGAAGCTCCACACCCGGGCGTTGGGCCACAACAACCAGGTGACAACGTTACTTTTCACACGTACTACCAGTGGGTTCCCTTCGTTCTCTTTATTCAG GGAGTGATGTTCTACGCTCCTCACTGGCTGTGGAAGAGCAGGGAGGGCGGCCTTTTCAAGCAGGTTATACAAGATCTCTCCATTCGTGATTACCTGGGCTCAGACCTCAGGAATTACTTTGGTCGGGAAGAAAG GTACGCTGCGCTTTCTAAATACATCTACCACCACATGGACAATCATAGGGACTGGGCCTATTCCTTCTTCTTCTGTGAGTTCCTCAACCTTGGCGTGGTGATAGGCACTTTATTCCTCACTGACTGGTTCCTGGGTGACGAGTTCCTAGCATATGGCGTCAAG GTGTTTGGGATGATTGGGATGGACCCAGAGAACAGGACAGACCCGATGTCATACGTCTTCCCCAGGATGGTTAAGTGTACCTTCAAGAGCTTCGGTGCCTCAGGAACCATACAAGTGAGAGATGTTATGTGCCTCATCGCTACTAACATCATCAACGAGAAG ATCTTCGTCTTCCtgtgggtgtggctggtgttactGACGACTGTTACCTCTATATACCTGGCTTACCGTCTCCTCCTCATCTTCGTTCCCTACTTAAGACGCCTCCGCCTTCAG ATGCtggtgaagacagagatgaagcATGATGTTGCTACAGTGATGAAGCAAGCCTCTCTCAGTGACTGGTTCCTCATATACAACCTGGGCATGAATATGGAGATGAGTGTTTTCAGCGAGTTCATACATTACTTTGCTAGAGAACTCTCGAACTCTACCGACACTCTGCCTGTTGATGAGAAGGAGAGTATGAACTTGTGA